The Flavobacteriales bacterium region AAAGACTTATTTTTCCAGTCCTGGCCATGGTATGTAACAGGACCACTCATCGGACTTATGGTACCCGCACTACTGATTTTAGCGAATCGTCATTTTGGTATTTCAACTACTTTTCGTCACGTATGTGCAGCTTGTTTTCCTTCGGGACTAAAATTTTTCCAGTACGATTGGAAAAAGGAAAGCTGGATGCTTTTTCTGGCAGCGGGAATTATTCTAGGTGGATTTATCGGCGGCGTTTTACTTAAAAATCCGGACCCCATTGCACTGAGTGATGCGGCAAAAGCAACTTTATCGCAACAAGGATTTTCCGATTACTCAAAACTCCAGCCTACCGAATTGTTTAATTTTTCAAATGCAACAGGAATAATTCTTCTCATCGTTGGAGGATTTTTGGTTGGCTTTGGTACACGTTGGGCTAATGGATGTACTGCGGGACACGCCATCATGGGATTATCTTTGTTAAGTCTTGCCTCGCTGGTTGCCGTTATCGGATTTTTCATTGGAGGATTAGCTATTACTCATTTTGTTTATCCTTATTTATTTTAAGTATGCGCAATCTTTTGTTCCTCATCATCGGTATATTTTTTGGAATCGTGCTGATTAAAGGCGAGGTGGTTTCCTGGTTCCGCATTCAGGAAATGTTCCACTTTCAAAGTTTTCATATGTACGGCGTAATCGGATGCGCTGTTGTTGTTGGAGCTATTTCGGTTCAACTGATTAAGCGTTTTAATATTAAAACCATTCATGGAGAAACGATTAATCTGCAACAAAAGCCATTGCAATTTAAAGCACAATTGTTCGGTGGAATTTTATTTGGATTCGGTTGGGCCATGACGGGTGCTTGTCCCGCTCCCATATATGCTTTATTCGGCGCCGGTTATCTGCATATGATTCTCGTTCTCGCATCAGCCATTGCGGGCGTGTGGGTGTATGCACGTATCATGGATAAGCTTCCACATTAAGTTTGGGTTTCCAAATTCAATCCTGTTTTTCCTTCGTTTTCAATTTCACAATGGTGCATTAGTTTTAGTTTTGCAAAAAACATTTTTTGTTCATGAAACTCGAGCACTATTTTTCTTCGTTCAGAAACAACATCATTGGTATACAGCAGGAATTTGAAAGTCCCTACGGTACCAAAAAAATTCTGTATGCCGACTGGACCGCCAGTGGGAGAATGTATGCCTCCATCGAGAATAAACTGATGCACGAAATCGAGCCTTTCGTTGGTAATACCCATACTGAAACTTCCGTTTGCGGAACTACCATGACCAAAGCCTATCATGAAGCTTTACACATCATTAAAAAACATGTAAACGCCGGACCGAAAGACGCGATCATTTGTTACGGATCGGGAATGACGGCAGTGGTGAATAAATTTCAGCGCATTTTAGGATTGCGTGTGCACGAAAAATACCGCGATCAGGTGATGCAGCAGGAAGCTAATCGACCGATTGTTTTTGTCACCCACATGGAACATCATTCCAACCAAACCTCATGGCTGGAAACGCTTGCCGATGTGCGAGTAATAGCGCCCAATGCAGAGGGACTCCCCGATCTCGAAAATCTGAATGTGTTATTGGAAGAATTTAAAAATCGTCCACTAAAAATTGCCGCTGTTACTTCCTGCAGCAACGTTACAGGAATCATTACACCATATCATGAAATTGCAAAAAAAATGCATCAGCATGGCGGATTTTGTTTCGTCGATTTTGCATGCAGTGCACCATACATCAACATCGATATGCACCCTTCGGGTGATGAGCAATCATCACTCGACGCCATCTTTTTTTCGCCGCATAAATTTCTTGGCGGACCCGGCACTTCGGGTGTTTTAATTTTTAATACCTCACTTTACACGAATAAAATTCCCGATAATCCCGGTGGTGGAACGGTAGACTGGACCAATCCCTGGGGAGAGCATAAATACGTTGACGATATTGAAGCGCGCGAAGACGGCGGTACACCCGGTTTTTTACAAGCCATACGCACAGCGATGTGTATTCGGTTGAAAGAAGAAATGGGAGTCGGTAATATTCTAAAACGGGAAGAAGAACTACTCGCCATTATCTGGCCCGGCTTAAAATCGATTCCAGGTTTACATTTATTAGCCGATCATCATCCGCATCGCCTGGGAGTTTTATCGTTTTACATTGAAGATTTACATTACAATCTCGCCGTAAAATTACTCAACGATAAATTTGGAATTCAGGTGAGAGGAGGTTGCTCTTGTGCGGGGACATATGGTCATTACCTGCTGGAAGTTTCTTACGAAAAATCACATTCCATTACATCCAATATCAATGCGGGAATATTAACCGATAAACCAGGATGGGTACGTATGTCGATCCACCCCACCATTACGGATGCGGAAGCAAACTACCTGGTGGAAGCAGTACGCGAGTTGTGTGCGCATCATAAGGAATGGTCGCAGGAATACAGCTATTCCCCATCCAACAACGAATTCACGCACAAACAGTTTAACGACGATTCAACGGAGCGGGTGCATAGCTGGTTCGAAAAAATTTAAGTATTGCATTTTTTTGTATTTTGAATTCAGATCTGTGACATGCATCACTTACCCTGCTTCAGATTTGGAGTAGTTTTGTAATTCAAAAAATAAAACATGAAAAAGTCAATTCTTTTCTTCGGACTCATTACCGCCTTTGCTGCTTGCACTTCTAAAACGGAAAGTCACTCCAGCACCAGCACCTCAAGTACCACTGTAACTCATTCCGACGGAACCACTGAAACGGTAAGCTCCAGCATATCTACCGTAGATGCCGGAACCTTTAAATCGCAAATGGAAAGTGCACCCGGAACTGTGCTGGATGTTCGTACTGCAGAAGAAGTGGCAGAAGGACATTTAGCCAATTCCATCAATATCGACATCAACGGCAGCGATTTCGAAAGCAAAATTAACGAGCTCGATAAACAAGCTCCCGTATATGTGTATTGTCGTTCCGGTGGAAGATCTGCACGTGCCGCTGATATTTTAAAAGCTAACGGATTTAGCACCATCGTGAATCTCGACGGAGGAATTACTGCCTGGACACAAGCCGGTAATGAAACCGTAAAATAATCAACTAAATTCTTAGTTATCATGGGGAATTTCAATCAGCTGATTCAATCCGATAAGCCTGTCCTGGTCGATTTTTTTGCTACCTGGTGCGGACCCTGCAAAATGATGAGTCCGATATTGGAAGATGTCTCTAAAAAAATCGGCAATAAAGCACATGTGTTAAAAGTGGATGTGGATAAAAATCCCCAAGCCGCTGCTCACTATGGCGTGCAAGGAGTGCCGACTTTAATCCTGTTTAAAAAAGGAAAAATTGTTTGGCGACAAGCCGGTGTTGTTCCCGCGAATACACTGGTACAGCTCCTTCAACAACATGCTGCCTAAGATTTCCAAAAACAGTTTTGTAGTTATTGCAGGGGTGCTGCTTTTAGCACCCTTTTTTATTGCGGCCTGGTATTGCAGACCCGCCGCTGATGATTTTTGTGCCTCACTCTATTTAAAATCTATTTCCGGTGCCGGCGAGGCTTTGGTTAAATTGTATCATGACTATAACGGAAGATACACGGCCAATTTTATTTTGTTTTTTTCTCCGCTGAAACATCAACTCGAGAGCAATTATCAATGGTGGATTACAGCTCAATTGGTGTTTGTGTCGCTGAGTTTTTTTATGGCGTTTAAAAAATTCAATGATCATTTTCTTGAAGGCGAACAAACTTCGCTCTTATCGCTGATTCAGGTCTTTTTAGTGTTTGCCTTAATGCCCAATAGTGCAGAAGGTCTGTATTGGACAACCGGAACTGCTGCATATTTAATAGGACCTGCATTTGCCTTTTGGCATATTTGGTTGCGGTTAAACACAAATCTGGACCATGCATTAAGAATTACATTGGCAGGAATCGTTTTGTTTTTAGCGCAGGGATTTAGTGAAGTTCAAAGTGTTTTAATTTTATTTTTTCTCACTGCGTTATTATTGCTGGATTCCAAAAACAGAAAAGAAAATTTAATTTATTTAATCATTGCTGCCATTGGTGCATACATCATGTTCTCGGCGCCGGGGAACCATGCACGTCTCCAGCAATATCCGGATGCATTTCGGTGGGGACATAGCCTTTTTTACTCACTGTTGCAAAGTGGACGATTTGGCGGATGGTGGTTGATACATCCACTAACCGTGATTGTAATCATTTATTATGTTTCTGTTTCAAACCATGAAATCAGAAGAGCACCCTTGTCCTTACCCTTATTATTTTTCGTGTTATTCGGAATGGTATTTATCGCTGCCTTCATGCCTTATTTGTTTACGGGAATTTTAGGTCAGCACCGTACCATGAATGCAACACTTCCCTTTTTTATTTTATTACTCGGATGGTTAATGGTGAGTATTCGTTTTTATCTCCCGCGTTTGTATCAGCCTAAAATTAAATTAATAGTGATGTTCATTGCACTGGCAGCTTTTTTCTCGAATAACTATCACCAGATTTTACTCGATTTGAAAAGAGGAGAATTGCAATCCTTTGCCCAAGAATTCGATGAAAAAACCAGATCAAACCCATTTAGAAAATTAAACCATCAACCCAAATCGGTGTTTGTGCTCGACCCTACGGGAAAGCCCGGCGATTGGATTGGTGATTGCATGAATAATTATTATTTAAGTCATAAAGAATAAGCATGAAAGAAATTATTAATGATTGGAAAATTGTGTTGATGTTAAGTCTTTCATTAGGACTTGCCCCATTTTTCCCCGAGCCGCATATTTGGGGTAAATTACTTTGGGTAGCCGGTGGTGCGGTGGGTATGGGTGCTATGGATTGGTTCGATTTTTTATTCCACGGATTCCCATGGTTCCTACTCATCCGCTTAGGGATATTAAAATTAATTCCCAAAAAGAAAACAGATCAGCCGATGGGGAAATAAAAGGAAAAATGAAATCCATTCTCATTCTTCACTTCTACTTCAGCGTTTAACTGCTTGCATAAATCATTGATTAATCCCATTCCCAGTGAATGACCATCCTTGAGGTGAGTATCCATTCCTTTCCCGGTATCCATACAGGAAACCTGAAGAGAATTATCTTTTACCTGTGTTGTTAAAGCAATCATTCCCTTCGTATTATTCGGGAAACCGTGTTTGATGGAATTGGTGATGAGTTCATTGATGATTAGTCCACATGCCGTAGCCTGGGCAGTAGAAATATTTTGCTGAACGCAATTAACCTTCAGTTCAATGTTTTTCTCTTTCGAAATCAGCGAATCGAAAACATGATGCGCAATGGTGCTGAAAAATTCAGAGGAGTCAACCGCTTCCACCGAATCCGATTTCATGAGCATATCCTGCAATGCAGAAGTGGTATAAAGTCGATTTAAACACTCCGTGAAGAGTTCGCGGTGGAATTCATCTTTGGTTTGCTCACGTTGCAGCGTGATTAAGGAATAGAGAATTGAAAAATTATTTTTCACCCGGTGATTGAGCTCCTTTAACAGCACTTTATTTTCTTCGAGCGATCGTTCAAGTTCATTGCGGTAATTGTTTTTCTCAACCGTTTCCACCACCAGTGCAATCATTTGCGCAATGAGTAATCCGAATTTTTGTTCAAATAAATCCCATTCTTTTACCTCACCCGTCTTTTCAAAACAAACTACGCCACGCATTAATCCGTTAATCCGAACCGGAATTTCGAGCATGGAATAAATGTTATTCGGACGTAAATACGATTCCACCAGTTCACCGGTTTTCGGATCGCTGTAAACATCATTAGTAATGATAATTTCGCGGCTTTCCAGCAATGAAAAATAAGCCGGCATCATTTCTTTGGTCAATACCGCCCCGCTCATTTCTTCGGATCCGGCATTTCCGATGCAGGTGATTCGTGTAAAATCTTTGCTGATTTTCCAGGCATTCACCCGCTCCACACCCATGGCTTTCGATGCATGTTTAAGAATGGTTTTTATCGCCTCCTGTAAATTTCCTTCGCTCGAAATTTTTAAGAGCGACAATTGCTCCACCACATTAATTTTCTGCAATAGGGAATCGCGCAAAAAGAATCGATGCGTAAGATTTTTAAAAAAATACGCTTTCTGTTGCTGATCACCCCAGTGAACATGTTTTACCGAAACCGGAACTTTTGCATCGTCTTTGCCGCGGATAAACAATTGCATGCGTTTATTGGCTCTCGTTTTCTGCAGCTCATCGTACTCCGGAAAAATTTCTCCCATAGTTGTTTTACCCAACGCCACCTTTTCTTTTCCGAATAATTTTTGTGCTGCATTGTTCCAGTGAACAATCCGGTGATCGGATGTTGTAAGGACAATAGCCTCGCTGGAATAATCCAGCAAATGGAGCGTTTCCTTTTCCATAAAACTGAGGAAATTTTACCTCAATATAGAAAAATAAACGACCTAAACAACTGATTAGTATAATTTTATGTCGACCGCTAGTTAAGAGGCAAACAGCGCTTTAAACACCTCTTCAATTTTACCTACCTGCAACACGCGAATGGCATATTGACCGGGGATTACGCCTTTATTGTATTTAGAAATAATGATGGTTTCGTAGCCGAGTTTTTCAGCTTCAGAAATACGTTGCTCAACGCGGTTTACGGGACGAATCTCACCGGATAAGCCAACCTCAGCCGACAAACATGTTTTCGAGGATAAAGGCATGTCGACATTCGACGATAAGATGGCACAAACAACAGCAAGATCAATGGCGGGATCATCAACTTTTAGTCCGCCCGCAATATTTAAAAACACATCTTTAGCTCCCAGTTTAAATCCGCATCGTTTTTCTAAAACGGCCAACAACATGTTCAATCGTTTTACATCAAATCCCGTTGCCGAGCGCTGCGGCATTCCATAAGCAGCAGTACTCACCAGGGCCTGGACTTCGATTAACAGTGGACGCATCCCTTCGAGTGTGGCAGAGATGGCAATTCCACTTAAGCCGTCATCATTCGATGAAACCAAAATTTCAGAAGGATTCTCCACTTCACGTAATCCAGCCCCGCGCATTTCGTAAATACCCAATTCGTTGGTGGAACCAAAACGATTTTTTACACTGCGCAATAAACGATAAACGTGATTGCGGTCGCCTTCAAATTGAAGTACGGTATCAACCATATGCTCCAGTACTTTCGGTCCCGCAATACTTCCGTCTTTGGTAATATGTCCAATTAAAAACACGGGAGTATTCGTCTCCTTGGCAAAACGCATTAATTCGGCTGTGCATTCCCGAATTTGAGAAATGCTTCCGGGAGAAGATTCGATGTAGGAAGTATGCAATGTTTGAATTGAATCGATGATGAGCAGATCCGGTTCCAATTGTTCGATCTGACGAAAAATATTTTGCGTATTGGTTTCAGTAAGAATGAAACATTCCGGATTTTCGAAACCAATTCGCTCACCGCGCATACGGATTTGCTTTTCGCTTTCTTCACCCGAAACATACAACACTTTTTGTCCTTTGTTCTTCACCGCTATCTGAAGCATGAGTGTTGACTTTCCAATTCCGGGCTCTCCTCCAATGAGAATGAGCGAACCGGGAACAAGTCCACCACCTAAAACACGATTCAGTTCTTTATCGTTTAACAGTACACGTTCTTCTTCCTGAAGCGTAATAGAGGAAATCAATTGCGGTTGCGCAACACGTTTGGATCCGTTGCTTCCCGTTCTGAAATTTCCCTTTTCTTCTTTTTCAATTACTTCTTCTACAAATGAATTCCACGCCGAACAGGAAGGACACTTACCCAACCACTTTGCCGATTCGTATCCACAACTCTGGCAGAAATATGCCGATTTAACTTTAGCCATGGAACGAAAATAGAAACAAAGCACGCAATGTAAATGCGTTGTGGAAAAGGAAATAAAAACAATTTTAACCATTGACCTGAAAAACAAAGCCTTTCACTAAATGGATTTAGATAAGAGTTCAAGAATGGTTAGTTTTAGGTTTGGCCTAATGTTATTTCGGTCCTATTTTTATTGCAATGCTTGCCTTATGAATAAATGGATTTTTGTTTTTGCGCTGTTTACAATGGCTCAATGGGCTTCGGCCACCAATGGTGATACTACAGTTGTTACTAGTCACAATAATGTTTTAGTGGTCACCAATCCGGGTGCAGGTTGGAATGAATACCGGCAATGGGCGGACTTCCCTGCAGCGGGTACCGACTACCGGAAGGTTTGGGTGAAGATGAGTTATGAATGTCCCACCGGACAAAACTGCGGCGAGTGGGATTACATCGATCAGATTTGGTTGCGCAGGCAAGGGAGTGTGGACAGTGTTTCGATGGATTTGGAAATGGTGCGCTTTATTACGCCCTACGGAAATTCATTCACCGGATTGTGGAATTTTCAGTGGACGATGGACATTTCCGACTTCGCATCTTTTCTTCACGACAGTATAGAAATTGGTTATGTGCATACCGGTTATGAAACCAACGTTGGAAGAGGATGGATGGTAACCCTCGAATTTTTTATGGTTGAGGGAACACCGGTTTCCGATTTTATTTCTTTATCACCACTGTGGAATGGAAGTTATACCTATGGCAATGCAGCAGATCCCATCGAAAATCACCTGGTGAACGTAAATAAATCATTCGCCTCTAACGCTGCACGGGCGCACTTGCGAATCAATCATACCGGTCATGGTTCCGACAATAACGGATGCTCTGAATTTTGCAATGCCTATCGCGATTTATATTACGACGGAAATTTTGTAGAACGCATTCAACGCTGGAGAACCTGTGGCGATAATGCCTTGTATCCGCAAGCAGGAACCTGGGTGTACGACCGCGGGAATTGGTGTCCGGGAGCAGTGGTTTATCCTTATCAAAAAGATTTTGATGTTGCAGCCAATTCATCTCATAGTTTCGATATTGATATGGAAGCCTACACCATTACTTCTCCTTCGGGAAATGAATATGTAGTGGGATATTTATTTGAATACGCAGCGCCCAATGCGGCAGTGGATGCTTCCATTGAAGAAATTCTTGAGCCAAACGATATGAAGCAATTCAGTCGGCATAACCCCATTTGCGCCGAACCGCGCATTGTCATTCGCAATAACGGATCTCAGAATTTAAGCTCAGCAACCATTGCTTACGGATTTAATAATCAACCACAGTTCAATTACAACTGGAGCGGAAATTTATCGTTTGGAGAAAGTGATACCGTTACACTTCCTGGTACTCTGGTGGCACAGAGTGGACAAACAACCTTTACGGCTACATTGTTAAATCCCAATGGCACGAGTGATGAATATCCGCTCGATAACAGTCATTCAGCAAATGCAGTTATTCCGCCATCCTACAATGTAAATACGATCGTTGTAGAATTTAAATCGAACAATGAACCGCAGGATAATGCATATCGTTTACTGGATGAAAACAACAATGTTATTCTTGAACGCACACAAGGATCGATGGCCGCTAATATTACCTATAAAGACACTTTAGTCCTTAGCAACGGATGTTACCGTTTAATCGTAGATGATATTAAAGACGGCGGAGGTGACGGTCTCGCATTTTGGGCCAACAACAACGACGGATCAGGTTATGTCCGCTTAAGAAGTCTGAACAACATTTTAAAAAGTTTTTCGGCCGATTTCGGATCATTGATCGATTACAGTTTTACGCTTGGATCGGTGTTTACATCCACAGCAAACATCGAACAGCAGGTGGACATCGTTATATTTCCGAATCCAAATTCCGGCGTATTTTCCATTGATTTTGCATCCAACAGCAATGGAATTGCACAGGTTGAAATTTATGATTTGAAAGGTTCGAAAATTATGGGAGAAAATTATGCCTATTCGCAAAACACCCGCCAAACGATAGATATGTCCTCCCAACCCAACGGAATTTATCTTGTAAAAATCACCGGAGAATTTGGAATGAAAATGCAAAAGGTGGTGTTGAGCAGATAATTAATCCAACACTATTTTTTGAAACGATTCATTGATCCTCAATAGATAAATTCCTCTGCTTAATCCAGAAGTGGATAATGAATAAGTTTTCTGAACGGCAGGGCCACCTTCCTCCTGGAAAACTAATTTCCCATAGATGTCAAACAATTCTATTCTGTTGATGTTGGAATTAGTTGTAATCTGAATTTTATCTTTAGCAGGGTTCGGATATACTTGAAAGGATTCTTTTTCATTGGCAGAAATACCAACCGTGTTTAAATCGAGTCTTTGTAACAGAATGGAGCCTTCCGGAGATTTTTTTGAAAACAATAGCTGAACGGGAAGATTACCGCAAGATGCAGATATCATTTCTGAATTATAAGCGAATGACACCACATAAAAATAATACCTGTTACCCGGCACAAAAGGGCCGTTTGTAAACTGGTCAGTATATAAATCAAAGTAATTCGTAACTCCCGCATTAACCGAATCCATTGCCTGAAAATAATTACAGGAAAGACTGGAACCGATTGCCATTCCTGAATAAATACTATCCTGCAAATCCATTTGTGCGGCTAAGCGGCTTTTCGTTGTGTTATTTATAATTTCAAAAAAATCGGATATGGTATCATTGACCTGATAAACATGATATCCTTGAAAGCGGACAATATTATTTGCAAAATTATTATTGTTAAAATCCAACTCCTGATACCAATTGTTATAATTGTTCGAATTAGGAGGATTGTCGAGCGTTAACTTAAACCCGTTTGGAGGAATTAAACTCGGAATAACCATTGGCGCATCTGGTCCATCCATAACAAATTGCGCATTGCTACAAACACCGAAAGCAGCAAAAAAATAAAGTAACAAAAACACTCTCATTATTTTTCTTTTTGCTAATCAACGAAAAAAAGAATGGAGGGTTTTTCAAAAATTTCTCAATAATATACCTGTCCAACTTCCATTTCATCCCTTTTTCAGATCTTCAACAATCTCAAGTACAGCGGGACAAACCATGG contains the following coding sequences:
- the radA gene encoding DNA repair protein RadA is translated as MAKVKSAYFCQSCGYESAKWLGKCPSCSAWNSFVEEVIEKEEKGNFRTGSNGSKRVAQPQLISSITLQEEERVLLNDKELNRVLGGGLVPGSLILIGGEPGIGKSTLMLQIAVKNKGQKVLYVSGEESEKQIRMRGERIGFENPECFILTETNTQNIFRQIEQLEPDLLIIDSIQTLHTSYIESSPGSISQIRECTAELMRFAKETNTPVFLIGHITKDGSIAGPKVLEHMVDTVLQFEGDRNHVYRLLRSVKNRFGSTNELGIYEMRGAGLREVENPSEILVSSNDDGLSGIAISATLEGMRPLLIEVQALVSTAAYGMPQRSATGFDVKRLNMLLAVLEKRCGFKLGAKDVFLNIAGGLKVDDPAIDLAVVCAILSSNVDMPLSSKTCLSAEVGLSGEIRPVNRVEQRISEAEKLGYETIIISKYNKGVIPGQYAIRVLQVGKIEEVFKALFAS
- a CDS encoding ATP-binding protein, with product MEKETLHLLDYSSEAIVLTTSDHRIVHWNNAAQKLFGKEKVALGKTTMGEIFPEYDELQKTRANKRMQLFIRGKDDAKVPVSVKHVHWGDQQQKAYFFKNLTHRFFLRDSLLQKINVVEQLSLLKISSEGNLQEAIKTILKHASKAMGVERVNAWKISKDFTRITCIGNAGSEEMSGAVLTKEMMPAYFSLLESREIIITNDVYSDPKTGELVESYLRPNNIYSMLEIPVRINGLMRGVVCFEKTGEVKEWDLFEQKFGLLIAQMIALVVETVEKNNYRNELERSLEENKVLLKELNHRVKNNFSILYSLITLQREQTKDEFHRELFTECLNRLYTTSALQDMLMKSDSVEAVDSSEFFSTIAHHVFDSLISKEKNIELKVNCVQQNISTAQATACGLIINELITNSIKHGFPNNTKGMIALTTQVKDNSLQVSCMDTGKGMDTHLKDGHSLGMGLINDLCKQLNAEVEVKNENGFHFSFYFPIG
- a CDS encoding YeeE/YedE family protein, producing MRNLLFLIIGIFFGIVLIKGEVVSWFRIQEMFHFQSFHMYGVIGCAVVVGAISVQLIKRFNIKTIHGETINLQQKPLQFKAQLFGGILFGFGWAMTGACPAPIYALFGAGYLHMILVLASAIAGVWVYARIMDKLPH
- the trxA gene encoding thioredoxin — encoded protein: MGNFNQLIQSDKPVLVDFFATWCGPCKMMSPILEDVSKKIGNKAHVLKVDVDKNPQAAAHYGVQGVPTLILFKKGKIVWRQAGVVPANTLVQLLQQHAA
- a CDS encoding rhodanese-like domain-containing protein, coding for MKKSILFFGLITAFAACTSKTESHSSTSTSSTTVTHSDGTTETVSSSISTVDAGTFKSQMESAPGTVLDVRTAEEVAEGHLANSINIDINGSDFESKINELDKQAPVYVYCRSGGRSARAADILKANGFSTIVNLDGGITAWTQAGNETVK
- a CDS encoding T9SS type A sorting domain-containing protein, which codes for MFLLLYFFAAFGVCSNAQFVMDGPDAPMVIPSLIPPNGFKLTLDNPPNSNNYNNWYQELDFNNNNFANNIVRFQGYHVYQVNDTISDFFEIINNTTKSRLAAQMDLQDSIYSGMAIGSSLSCNYFQAMDSVNAGVTNYFDLYTDQFTNGPFVPGNRYYFYVVSFAYNSEMISASCGNLPVQLLFSKKSPEGSILLQRLDLNTVGISANEKESFQVYPNPAKDKIQITTNSNINRIELFDIYGKLVFQEEGGPAVQKTYSLSTSGLSRGIYLLRINESFQKIVLD
- a CDS encoding YeeE/YedE family protein; protein product: MKDLFFQSWPWYVTGPLIGLMVPALLILANRHFGISTTFRHVCAACFPSGLKFFQYDWKKESWMLFLAAGIILGGFIGGVLLKNPDPIALSDAAKATLSQQGFSDYSKLQPTELFNFSNATGIILLIVGGFLVGFGTRWANGCTAGHAIMGLSLLSLASLVAVIGFFIGGLAITHFVYPYLF
- a CDS encoding aminotransferase class V-fold PLP-dependent enzyme, whose protein sequence is MKLEHYFSSFRNNIIGIQQEFESPYGTKKILYADWTASGRMYASIENKLMHEIEPFVGNTHTETSVCGTTMTKAYHEALHIIKKHVNAGPKDAIICYGSGMTAVVNKFQRILGLRVHEKYRDQVMQQEANRPIVFVTHMEHHSNQTSWLETLADVRVIAPNAEGLPDLENLNVLLEEFKNRPLKIAAVTSCSNVTGIITPYHEIAKKMHQHGGFCFVDFACSAPYINIDMHPSGDEQSSLDAIFFSPHKFLGGPGTSGVLIFNTSLYTNKIPDNPGGGTVDWTNPWGEHKYVDDIEAREDGGTPGFLQAIRTAMCIRLKEEMGVGNILKREEELLAIIWPGLKSIPGLHLLADHHPHRLGVLSFYIEDLHYNLAVKLLNDKFGIQVRGGCSCAGTYGHYLLEVSYEKSHSITSNINAGILTDKPGWVRMSIHPTITDAEANYLVEAVRELCAHHKEWSQEYSYSPSNNEFTHKQFNDDSTERVHSWFEKI
- a CDS encoding T9SS type A sorting domain-containing protein; amino-acid sequence: MNKWIFVFALFTMAQWASATNGDTTVVTSHNNVLVVTNPGAGWNEYRQWADFPAAGTDYRKVWVKMSYECPTGQNCGEWDYIDQIWLRRQGSVDSVSMDLEMVRFITPYGNSFTGLWNFQWTMDISDFASFLHDSIEIGYVHTGYETNVGRGWMVTLEFFMVEGTPVSDFISLSPLWNGSYTYGNAADPIENHLVNVNKSFASNAARAHLRINHTGHGSDNNGCSEFCNAYRDLYYDGNFVERIQRWRTCGDNALYPQAGTWVYDRGNWCPGAVVYPYQKDFDVAANSSHSFDIDMEAYTITSPSGNEYVVGYLFEYAAPNAAVDASIEEILEPNDMKQFSRHNPICAEPRIVIRNNGSQNLSSATIAYGFNNQPQFNYNWSGNLSFGESDTVTLPGTLVAQSGQTTFTATLLNPNGTSDEYPLDNSHSANAVIPPSYNVNTIVVEFKSNNEPQDNAYRLLDENNNVILERTQGSMAANITYKDTLVLSNGCYRLIVDDIKDGGGDGLAFWANNNDGSGYVRLRSLNNILKSFSADFGSLIDYSFTLGSVFTSTANIEQQVDIVIFPNPNSGVFSIDFASNSNGIAQVEIYDLKGSKIMGENYAYSQNTRQTIDMSSQPNGIYLVKITGEFGMKMQKVVLSR